The Clostridium beijerinckii genomic sequence CCGTTCACTATACTCTAAATTATCAATGTCCACAAAAGATACACCGCCTTGTAGTTCATAGTTCAAGTCGGCAAACATGCTATAATTTTGCAGCAGAGATTTATTTCTTTACTTACAGTCAAAAGCTTTCCGTAACCACAAGTCCAACTTGTGACATTCTTAAATACAAAAATAGAGCACCAAAATCTATTGGTGCCCACTTAACTAAAATCAATTCTACTAATTTTAATTTTCTTTATTAGCTGCTTCATTTAAAACATATAACTCTTCCTCGGAAAGGTCATATCTTGATATTCCCTTATCAATTGGTTTTGCATAAGTTGTACTTTCTTGCCTTCCATATATACCAGTTAAAATAACTCCATCATTTCTATCATCTAGCATAGCTATCGAAAAGCTCAAGTCACTACCAACATTCTCGAATGCCTTATATCTCATAATTGCTACTTTTTGAACACAATCCTTCATCTTAACTTCTAATCTCTTACATTCTTCTAGAGCCTTATCAGATCTTTCTTTAGCATCTTCAATACTATCTAATCTTTCCAGTAACATTTCTTCTAAATTATTATTAGTAGTACCTTTCATTAATTTTCTGTATCTGCTTTCTACTTTTCCAACTGCTTTAAATAAGGCCACTACCATTATAAATAATAATATAATTATTATTGACATTCCAATTAATAAATATGGCATTATATCATTCATTGCACTAATTAGCATATCCAATCTTGTGTCATTCCTTTCATAATTGTTTCACGTGAAACATTACATATTAATAATGTCGAGTATTCTTTGAAGATCTTCCTCTGAATAATATTCAATTTCTATTTTACCCTTGTTTTTCTTGTTTAAAATATTTACCTTTGTTCCAAAATAGTTCTGAAGCTGATTCTTAATTTCTTTATAATAAGGATTTACTTCTCCTATGTTTTCATTATTTTTTTCCTTTTCAATATCCTCACTAATTCTTTTTATTAATCTTTCTAATTCTCTAACAGATAATTTTTCATCAATTACCTGCTGAGCTATTTCATACTGTTTCTGCTTATCATTTATTGAAAGAAGTACTCTTCCATGTCCTTCCGTTATGATACTCTCAATTATATATTGTTGAACACGTTCATCCAGATTCATCAATCTCATTGTATTAGCAATAGCAACCCTTGATTTTCCTATTCTTTTACTTAATTCTTCTTGTGTGATTTTAAAATCATTTAACAATTTTCTATATGCTAAAGCCTCTTCTATTGGATTTAAGTCTTGGCGTTGAATATTCTCTATCAATGATATTTCTAATATATCTCTATCACTTAATTCCATTATTATTGCTGGGACCTCTTTTAATCCAACCATTTTAGCCGCTCTCCATCTGCGCTCTCCAGCAACTATAATGTATCTATCATCTTTTAGCTCTCTTAAAATTAAAGGTTGAATAACACCATGGGTTTTGATTGACTCTGCTAATTCAGCTATCTTTTCGGAGTCAAACAATTTTCTTGGTTGATCTTCATCACTTTTAATTTTATTTATAGGAATGAGCAAACTATTATTTTCTTGTGCAGTATTATCTGATTCCTCCGGTATAAGTGCTCCTAATCCTTTTCCTAAGGCGAATTTCTTTGCCATTCTATCACCTACTGTCTCTCTAAAAACTCTTTAGTTAATTTTACATACGCCTCAGCGCCCTTACATTTTTCGTCATACAACATTATCGGAAGTCCAAAGCTTGGCGCCTCTGCAAGCCTTACATTTCTAGATATTGTAGCTTCATATACCTTATTCTTAAAATATTTTTTCACTTCTTTCAAAACTTCATTACTAAGATTTGTCCTATAATCAAA encodes the following:
- a CDS encoding DUF4446 family protein; amino-acid sequence: MNDIMPYLLIGMSIIIILLFIMVVALFKAVGKVESRYRKLMKGTTNNNLEEMLLERLDSIEDAKERSDKALEECKRLEVKMKDCVQKVAIMRYKAFENVGSDLSFSIAMLDDRNDGVILTGIYGRQESTTYAKPIDKGISRYDLSEEELYVLNEAANKEN
- a CDS encoding ParB/RepB/Spo0J family partition protein, which produces MAKKFALGKGLGALIPEESDNTAQENNSLLIPINKIKSDEDQPRKLFDSEKIAELAESIKTHGVIQPLILRELKDDRYIIVAGERRWRAAKMVGLKEVPAIIMELSDRDILEISLIENIQRQDLNPIEEALAYRKLLNDFKITQEELSKRIGKSRVAIANTMRLMNLDERVQQYIIESIITEGHGRVLLSINDKQKQYEIAQQVIDEKLSVRELERLIKRISEDIEKEKNNENIGEVNPYYKEIKNQLQNYFGTKVNILNKKNKGKIEIEYYSEEDLQRILDIINM